The Streptomyces cynarae genome contains a region encoding:
- a CDS encoding NAD(P)-dependent oxidoreductase, protein MRIVIFGANGGTGRLLAEQAIEAGHEVVAVTRNPRSFPIAAARLTVARADVHDRAATARAVEGSEVVLSTLGVQFSRKPITVYSDGIASIADAMASHAVKRLVAVSSAGTEPTRHADGGFVLNRVMQPLVTRTIGKTTYADMRRMEAFLRQSDLDWTVMRPGGLFDAEQPSDYELAENRSDRVFTSRADLAASMLAQAASREWIGKFVTVNTTKGAPTVLQMIRREAFGSH, encoded by the coding sequence ATGCGGATCGTCATCTTCGGCGCGAACGGCGGCACCGGCCGCCTGCTCGCCGAGCAGGCAATCGAGGCCGGCCACGAGGTGGTTGCGGTGACGCGTAATCCCCGCAGCTTCCCCATTGCGGCCGCGCGCTTGACGGTTGCCCGAGCGGACGTGCACGACCGGGCAGCGACTGCGCGGGCTGTCGAGGGCAGTGAGGTGGTGCTCTCCACGCTGGGGGTGCAATTCAGCCGGAAGCCGATCACGGTCTACAGCGATGGGATCGCGTCCATCGCCGATGCCATGGCGTCCCACGCGGTCAAGCGGTTGGTGGCGGTGAGCTCGGCCGGTACCGAGCCGACTCGGCACGCCGACGGCGGGTTCGTGCTGAACCGGGTGATGCAGCCCCTGGTCACCAGGACGATCGGCAAGACGACGTACGCCGACATGCGCCGCATGGAGGCCTTCTTGCGCCAGTCCGACCTGGACTGGACGGTCATGCGTCCCGGCGGCTTGTTCGACGCCGAGCAGCCCAGCGACTACGAGTTGGCCGAGAACCGCTCCGATCGGGTGTTCACCAGCCGTGCAGACCTGGCCGCATCGATGCTGGCCCAGGCCGCCAGCCGGGAGTGGATCGGCAAGTTCGTCACGGTCAACACCACCAAGGGCGCTCCCACCGTGCTGCAGATGATCCGCCGCGAAGCTTTCGGCAGCCACTGA
- a CDS encoding hemerythrin domain-containing protein, whose product MRNHGPEAAETSTAAWERRAARAGAVDFTMMYVAHDAFNRDLARLLNAVAAGRGHSPAAVATWQMFSKQLQTHHTAEDTALWPLLRSAVTDPDEQRILDDMEAEHASLDPRIEQIDAAITDKNTKALEQGLSVLAKGLSTHMIHEESQALPLLERRLGKAGWDAFTKEIRDQQGGIKGAAEYLPWVLDGATKQLKTQVLKLLPAPARVVYRRVWEPRYRKAARL is encoded by the coding sequence ATGAGGAACCACGGCCCCGAAGCCGCCGAGACCAGCACCGCCGCGTGGGAACGTCGCGCCGCCCGGGCCGGCGCGGTCGATTTCACGATGATGTACGTCGCGCACGACGCCTTCAACCGCGACCTGGCCCGGCTGCTGAACGCCGTCGCGGCCGGACGCGGCCACTCCCCCGCGGCCGTCGCGACCTGGCAGATGTTCAGCAAGCAGCTGCAGACGCACCACACTGCGGAGGACACCGCGCTGTGGCCGCTACTGCGGTCAGCGGTCACCGATCCCGACGAGCAGCGCATCCTGGACGACATGGAAGCCGAGCACGCCTCACTCGACCCACGCATCGAGCAGATCGACGCCGCCATCACCGATAAGAACACCAAGGCGCTCGAACAAGGACTGTCGGTCCTGGCCAAGGGCCTGTCGACGCACATGATCCACGAGGAGTCCCAGGCGCTGCCGCTGCTCGAGCGCCGGCTGGGCAAGGCCGGCTGGGACGCCTTCACGAAGGAGATCCGTGACCAGCAGGGCGGGATCAAGGGCGCCGCGGAGTACCTTCCGTGGGTGCTGGACGGCGCCACCAAGCAGCTGAAGACCCAGGTCCTCAAGCTGCTGCCCGCGCCCGCACGCGTCGTCTACCGCAGGGTATGGGAACCGCGGTACCGCAAGGCCGCGCGACTGTGA
- the sigJ gene encoding RNA polymerase sigma factor SigJ, protein MDDMAWFAEQFETHRPRLQAVAYRMLGSLTEADDALQEAWIRTTRSESSSINNISSWLVTLVGRVCIDMLRGRQSRREDLVGTWLPEPVVTTGETHDPEQASLLADSVGLALLVVLDSLEPAERLAFVLHDMFGVPFDEIAPIVDRTPVAARQLASRARRRLRGTTTVPDADLPTQRRIVDAFLAASRAGDFEALVTLLAPDVVFRIDTGPRAWPTPALLTGARDVAEHTTTFGPRFATLCKPVLVNGAAGIIATGRAGVLAVVGITVIDERIAEIDLILDPDKLSGLTIGD, encoded by the coding sequence ATGGACGACATGGCTTGGTTCGCCGAGCAGTTCGAGACCCACCGCCCACGACTGCAGGCGGTGGCCTACCGGATGCTGGGCTCGCTCACCGAGGCCGACGACGCCCTCCAGGAGGCGTGGATCCGCACCACCCGCTCGGAGAGCAGCAGCATCAACAACATCAGCTCTTGGCTGGTGACCCTGGTCGGCCGGGTGTGCATCGACATGCTCCGTGGCCGTCAGTCCCGACGCGAGGACCTGGTCGGCACCTGGCTGCCGGAACCTGTCGTCACCACCGGCGAGACCCACGATCCCGAACAAGCCAGCCTGCTCGCCGACTCCGTCGGCCTCGCGCTCCTCGTCGTGCTCGACAGCCTGGAACCAGCAGAACGACTCGCATTCGTCCTGCACGACATGTTCGGCGTCCCGTTCGACGAGATCGCCCCGATCGTGGACCGAACCCCTGTCGCCGCGCGCCAGCTCGCCAGCCGAGCCCGCCGTCGGCTGCGCGGAACGACCACGGTGCCGGACGCCGACCTGCCTACCCAACGGCGCATCGTCGACGCGTTCCTCGCTGCCTCCCGCGCCGGTGACTTCGAAGCCCTGGTCACCCTGCTCGCCCCCGACGTCGTCTTCCGCATCGACACTGGACCCCGCGCTTGGCCCACCCCGGCTCTCCTCACCGGCGCCCGCGACGTGGCGGAGCACACCACCACTTTCGGACCGCGGTTCGCGACCCTGTGCAAGCCGGTGCTGGTCAACGGCGCCGCCGGCATCATCGCCACCGGCCGCGCCGGCGTCCTCGCCGTTGTCGGCATCACTGTCATCGACGAGCGCATCGCCGAGATCGACCTCATCCTCGACCCCGACAAGCTCTCCGGCCTCACCATCGGCGACTGA
- a CDS encoding ABC transporter permease subunit produces MQAGRTMGATRLRGAWHIVMPGALPGYLAGLKQGRAFSWRSLMAAEIIVSSPDLGVGLGQLLENGRNNSSMSRCSWPSS; encoded by the coding sequence CTGCAAGCCGGCCGGACGATGGGCGCGACCCGTCTGCGCGGGGCCTGGCACATCGTGATGCCGGGGGCGCTGCCCGGCTATCTGGCGGGACTCAAGCAGGGCCGGGCGTTCTCCTGGCGGTCGCTGATGGCCGCCGAGATCATCGTCTCCTCACCCGATCTGGGCGTCGGCCTGGGCCAGTTGCTGGAGAACGGGCGCAACAACTCCAGTATGTCGAGGTGTTCCTGGCCATCCTCCTGA
- a CDS encoding RrF2 family transcriptional regulator, with protein MRISARADYAVRAALELAAAGGEASLKAEAIAAAQGIPHKFLEGILGDLRRGGLVVSQRGGKGGYRLARPAESIAIADVVRMADGPLVSVRGVRPPELSYCGPAESLLPLWIAVRANVRKILGEVTLAHVAAAKLPDEVLSLAEDPEAWTNP; from the coding sequence ATGCGGATCTCGGCGCGGGCGGACTATGCGGTGCGGGCGGCACTGGAGTTGGCCGCAGCAGGGGGCGAGGCCTCGCTCAAGGCCGAGGCGATTGCCGCGGCGCAGGGCATCCCGCACAAATTCCTGGAGGGCATCCTCGGCGACCTGCGCCGGGGCGGTCTTGTGGTCAGCCAGCGCGGCGGCAAGGGCGGCTACCGGCTCGCCCGCCCGGCGGAGTCGATCGCCATCGCCGACGTCGTCCGCATGGCGGACGGTCCCCTGGTCTCGGTGCGGGGAGTGCGCCCACCCGAGCTCTCCTACTGCGGTCCCGCGGAGTCGCTGCTGCCGCTGTGGATCGCCGTACGCGCCAACGTCCGCAAGATCCTCGGCGAGGTCACCCTGGCCCACGTGGCCGCGGCCAAGCTGCCCGACGAGGTGCTGAGCCTCGCGGAGGACCCCGAGGCCTGGACGAATCCCTGA
- a CDS encoding acyl-CoA dehydrogenase family protein, producing the protein MTVAADEVTDVGAGQVDWLHIAREMADDLATDAAEREQAGKAPLDEVARLRESGLLTLPAPAELGGGGADWRTAYAVIRTVAAADGAIGHLLGNHYFLSCSARFFADRARAARIERESTAGQWCWGGGIASDEPPLILTPTSGGYLLDGYQRYAAGVGIADRLVVRAAKYGTGEPLAVLVDPAGSGVVSDSGGDAFGQRLAAGGGVEFDAVPVVPDDVLGSLSPDEGVLSPFASLAAPTARLVSVQFCLGVAEGLLAEVREYGRGMRSPWQPFSPHPWPDSPPQDPYALTVYGELTVVARAASALADQAVDALLRGLVQGEDLDDEECAEIAVLASVAESAASRAAQEVTTRALDVIGADAASARHGFDRFWRSARTHTLREPVTHRLREVGDYFLNGAHPPFALPA; encoded by the coding sequence ATGACGGTGGCGGCGGACGAGGTGACCGACGTGGGAGCCGGACAGGTCGACTGGCTGCACATAGCCCGTGAGATGGCGGACGACCTGGCCACGGACGCGGCCGAGCGCGAACAGGCCGGCAAGGCACCGCTCGACGAGGTGGCGCGGCTGCGCGAGTCGGGACTGCTGACACTGCCGGCACCGGCCGAACTCGGGGGAGGCGGTGCGGACTGGCGCACGGCATACGCGGTCATCCGGACCGTCGCCGCGGCCGACGGGGCCATCGGTCACCTGCTGGGCAACCACTACTTCCTGTCCTGCAGCGCCCGGTTCTTCGCCGACCGCGCCCGTGCTGCCCGCATCGAGCGGGAGTCGACGGCGGGGCAGTGGTGCTGGGGAGGCGGAATCGCCTCAGATGAACCACCGCTCATCCTGACCCCCACGTCGGGCGGCTATCTGCTCGACGGCTACCAGAGGTATGCCGCCGGAGTCGGGATCGCCGATCGGCTGGTGGTTCGAGCCGCCAAGTACGGCACAGGTGAGCCGTTGGCCGTCCTGGTCGACCCCGCCGGCTCGGGCGTCGTGAGCGACAGCGGCGGGGACGCCTTCGGTCAGCGGCTGGCGGCCGGTGGCGGCGTGGAGTTCGATGCCGTGCCGGTCGTGCCCGACGATGTGCTCGGCTCCCTGTCACCGGACGAGGGCGTCCTGTCACCCTTCGCCTCTCTGGCCGCGCCGACCGCGCGCCTGGTCTCCGTCCAGTTCTGTCTTGGCGTGGCAGAGGGCCTGCTGGCCGAGGTTCGCGAGTACGGAAGGGGCATGAGGTCCCCCTGGCAGCCCTTCTCGCCTCATCCCTGGCCGGACAGCCCGCCGCAAGATCCGTACGCGCTGACCGTGTACGGCGAGCTCACCGTCGTCGCACGCGCCGCGTCCGCCCTCGCCGATCAGGCGGTGGATGCCTTGCTGCGCGGCCTCGTACAGGGCGAGGATCTCGACGACGAGGAGTGCGCGGAGATCGCCGTCCTCGCAAGCGTGGCCGAGTCTGCCGCCTCCCGGGCCGCGCAGGAGGTCACCACCCGTGCCCTGGACGTCATCGGCGCCGACGCCGCGTCCGCGCGGCACGGCTTCGACCGCTTCTGGCGCAGCGCCCGGACACACACCCTGCGGGAGCCGGTCACCCACAGACTGCGCGAGGTGGGCGACTACTTCCTCAACGGCGCGCACCCACCCTTCGCCCTTCCGGCCTGA
- a CDS encoding LLM class oxidoreductase gives MNDGPFGARRIADPRAVVAEWRAKAEAHGWSLRETVIALGPQRGHVGTPSGLADKFAHFVRHGAIDGFNVTPYLIPGGLDDIVDLLVPELRERGIYRTEYTGTTLSEHLGLREPPHPPVRAGPTAGGLSTGMAFHSGLSTHD, from the coding sequence GTGAACGACGGCCCCTTCGGCGCCCGGCGCATCGCCGACCCGCGCGCGGTCGTGGCCGAATGGCGGGCGAAGGCGGAGGCGCACGGCTGGTCGCTGCGCGAGACCGTCATCGCCCTCGGCCCGCAGCGCGGGCACGTCGGCACCCCGTCCGGCCTGGCCGACAAGTTCGCCCATTTCGTGCGGCACGGCGCGATCGACGGTTTCAACGTCACGCCGTACCTCATCCCCGGCGGCCTCGACGACATCGTCGACCTGCTCGTCCCGGAACTGCGGGAACGCGGGATCTACCGCACCGAGTACACCGGCACCACACTCAGCGAACACCTCGGCCTGCGCGAACCCCCTCACCCACCGGTCCGCGCGGGACCGACGGCAGGCGGGCTGAGCACAGGGATGGCCTTCCACTCAGGACTGAGTACACATGACTGA
- a CDS encoding LLM class F420-dependent oxidoreductase, which produces MTVGVALNASDAPNQVDATVRLAREAAEFALTSAWFGQTFGADSPQLAAIVGREVPGLQVGTSAIPVFGRHPLLVSSQAQTAQAATHGRYHLGLALGTKLLTETGFGLPFERPIARLREFLTALRQLTETGTADFHGELLTATTPVPARVPGAESGVPLLVAAMGPQALRVSGELADGILPYLAGPRALAEHIVPALTAAAEAAGRPAPRIVALVPGVVTDDVDAVRAKATENLAFYEQVPSYARVIELSGGRRAADLAVIGDEKTVEAEVRRYRDAGATEVVFSGTEIAGEADRRRTWRLLGELAR; this is translated from the coding sequence ATGACTGTTGGAGTAGCGCTCAACGCGTCCGACGCGCCGAACCAGGTCGACGCCACGGTACGACTGGCCCGGGAGGCAGCGGAGTTCGCTCTCACGTCGGCCTGGTTCGGGCAGACCTTCGGCGCGGACTCACCCCAGCTCGCGGCGATCGTCGGGCGGGAAGTGCCCGGACTGCAGGTCGGCACCTCCGCGATCCCCGTCTTCGGTCGCCACCCGCTGCTGGTCTCCAGCCAGGCCCAGACCGCCCAGGCCGCGACCCACGGCCGCTACCACCTGGGTCTGGCCCTGGGCACGAAATTGCTGACAGAGACCGGCTTCGGCCTGCCCTTCGAACGCCCCATCGCCCGGCTGCGTGAGTTCCTCACCGCCCTGCGGCAGTTGACCGAGACCGGCACGGCCGACTTCCACGGTGAGCTGCTCACCGCGACCACCCCGGTCCCGGCGCGAGTACCGGGTGCCGAGAGCGGGGTCCCCCTGCTGGTCGCCGCGATGGGGCCGCAGGCGCTGCGGGTCAGCGGTGAGCTGGCGGACGGGATCCTGCCCTACCTTGCGGGACCGCGCGCCCTGGCGGAACACATCGTTCCCGCCCTGACCGCCGCGGCCGAGGCCGCCGGCCGCCCCGCGCCCAGGATCGTGGCCCTGGTGCCCGGCGTGGTCACCGACGACGTGGACGCGGTGCGGGCCAAGGCCACCGAGAACCTCGCGTTCTACGAACAGGTCCCGTCCTACGCCCGGGTCATCGAACTCTCCGGCGGCCGACGGGCCGCCGACCTGGCCGTGATCGGCGACGAGAAGACCGTCGAGGCCGAGGTACGCCGTTACCGCGACGCCGGCGCCACCGAGGTCGTGTTCTCGGGCACCGAGATCGCGGGAGAAGCCGACCGTCGACGCACCTGGCGGCTCCTCGGCGAACTGGCCCGCTGA
- a CDS encoding DUF1684 domain-containing protein, with translation MTTEATTTDFHAFTENWLEWYRAQEARLAAPHGFLAITGLHWLDHRPQRFPDAPGAWRTGPDGVVVDLGDGEELVVDGTPVHGEHRFGVLPERGGVDAVWGDAVIEIARRGGHDIVRPRHPDAPLRTAFTGTPAYAPDPRWALTGRYIPFDTPRPTTVGAAVEGLEHVYDAPGRIEFELDGRRLSLTAFPGRGAGRLMVLFTDATSGVTTYAANRVLTLEPPAADGTVVLDFNRAANLPCAYTDLATCPLPPADNRLPVAIEAGQKIPRERGGS, from the coding sequence ATGACCACCGAGGCCACCACGACCGACTTCCATGCCTTCACCGAGAACTGGTTGGAGTGGTACCGCGCCCAGGAGGCCCGGCTCGCCGCCCCGCACGGGTTCCTGGCGATCACCGGCCTGCACTGGCTCGACCACCGGCCGCAGCGCTTCCCGGACGCGCCCGGTGCGTGGCGCACCGGCCCCGACGGGGTCGTCGTAGACCTCGGCGACGGCGAGGAACTGGTCGTCGACGGAACACCGGTGCACGGTGAACACCGCTTCGGCGTGCTTCCCGAACGCGGCGGCGTCGACGCCGTCTGGGGAGACGCCGTCATCGAGATCGCCAGGCGCGGCGGGCACGACATCGTGCGCCCCCGGCACCCGGACGCGCCGCTGCGCACGGCCTTCACGGGAACGCCGGCCTACGCCCCCGACCCGCGCTGGGCCCTGACGGGCCGCTACATCCCCTTCGACACACCGCGACCGACCACCGTGGGCGCCGCAGTCGAGGGCCTTGAGCACGTGTACGACGCTCCGGGCAGGATCGAGTTCGAGCTGGACGGGCGCCGACTGTCGCTCACCGCGTTTCCCGGGCGTGGAGCGGGACGGCTGATGGTGCTGTTCACCGACGCGACCTCCGGGGTCACCACCTACGCCGCCAACCGGGTCCTCACCCTGGAGCCGCCCGCCGCCGACGGTACGGTCGTCCTGGACTTCAACCGCGCCGCGAACCTGCCGTGCGCCTACACGGACCTGGCCACCTGCCCGCTTCCCCCGGCCGATAACCGCCTGCCGGTGGCGATCGAGGCCGGCCAGAAGATCCCCCGCGAGCGCGGCGGTTCCTGA
- a CDS encoding response regulator, whose protein sequence is MTTVLVVDDQPLQRYGFRMLLDSVPETEVVGEAAHGAEAVRKAAELRPDVVLMDVRMPGMDGIEATRRIVAAGDRSRVLVLTTFDLDEYVYAALRAGASGFLLKDARPEELLAGIRAVAAGDAVIAPALTRRLLHEFARLVPPHAAGSAEDPRLASLTDREREILVAIGKGWSNGEIATRFVLSESTVKTHVGRVLSKIGARDRIQAVIFAYDHGLARPHAG, encoded by the coding sequence GTGACCACCGTGCTCGTCGTCGACGACCAGCCGCTCCAGCGGTACGGCTTCCGCATGCTTCTCGACTCCGTGCCTGAGACGGAGGTCGTCGGCGAGGCCGCGCACGGGGCGGAGGCAGTGCGCAAGGCCGCAGAACTCCGGCCCGACGTCGTCCTGATGGACGTACGCATGCCGGGTATGGACGGCATCGAGGCCACCCGTCGGATCGTCGCCGCCGGTGACCGTTCCCGGGTCCTCGTCCTGACCACCTTCGACCTCGACGAGTACGTCTACGCGGCCCTGCGCGCCGGAGCCAGCGGCTTCCTGCTCAAGGACGCCCGCCCCGAGGAACTCCTCGCCGGCATCCGTGCCGTGGCCGCCGGCGACGCCGTGATCGCCCCCGCCCTCACCCGCCGCCTGCTGCACGAATTCGCCCGGCTCGTGCCGCCGCACGCCGCCGGCTCCGCCGAGGACCCGAGACTGGCGTCCCTCACGGACCGCGAACGCGAGATCCTCGTCGCCATCGGCAAGGGTTGGTCCAACGGTGAGATCGCCACCCGCTTCGTGCTGTCCGAATCCACGGTGAAGACCCATGTCGGCCGCGTCCTGTCCAAGATCGGCGCCCGCGACCGCATCCAGGCCGTGATCTTCGCCTACGACCATGGCCTGGCCCGGCCCCACGCGGGTTGA
- a CDS encoding sensor histidine kinase: MGPLVARLGRAGQRLRHADRARPWVLDTAVVALVFLMFCLPDLLHTVGVIGGDGDGHGLRRFRLTFTRLPVAGMLALQAGLVLPLMWRRRAPAAAFSAVTAVFVLQWSLGAVLRADVALFVALYSLALHGRLRQLLWACAVTAGALSLVAARVSAAVSVWDALFFLLSTATAALALGLMIRIRRAQLAGLRDRAARLEIERDQRGRLAVAAERTRVAREMHDIVGHNLSVIITLADAGAYAAGAAPERGKEALHLIGDTGRQALGELRRVLGVLREADGPPTEPELSPQPGLTDIDALCEGVRAAGVEVVYRTAGDIDALDSGVQLTVYRIAQEALTNTLKHAGAGARANLAIVVQDTRLTMTVQDSGPSTPAGRPCAVNEEGHGLVGMRERAALYGGHVSAGPAGAGWRVQVDLDLTPQDGAS; encoded by the coding sequence ATGGGGCCGCTGGTCGCCCGGCTCGGCCGGGCCGGCCAGCGGCTCCGGCACGCCGACCGGGCCCGTCCGTGGGTGCTGGACACCGCGGTGGTGGCCCTGGTCTTCCTGATGTTCTGCCTGCCGGACCTGCTTCACACGGTCGGCGTGATCGGCGGGGACGGCGACGGCCATGGCCTGCGCCGCTTCCGCCTGACGTTCACCCGGTTGCCCGTGGCGGGCATGCTGGCCCTGCAGGCCGGACTGGTGCTGCCGCTGATGTGGCGACGCCGGGCACCCGCCGCCGCCTTCAGCGCCGTCACAGCCGTGTTCGTCCTCCAGTGGTCCCTCGGCGCCGTGCTCCGTGCGGACGTCGCCCTCTTCGTCGCCCTGTACAGCCTGGCCCTGCATGGGCGGCTACGGCAGCTCCTGTGGGCCTGTGCCGTCACAGCGGGTGCACTGAGCCTGGTCGCGGCGCGGGTGTCGGCGGCGGTGTCGGTCTGGGACGCCCTCTTCTTCCTCCTCAGCACGGCGACCGCGGCACTCGCTCTCGGCCTGATGATCCGCATCCGGCGGGCCCAACTGGCCGGGCTGCGCGACCGCGCGGCACGGCTGGAGATCGAACGCGACCAGCGCGGCAGACTCGCCGTCGCCGCCGAACGGACACGAGTGGCCCGCGAGATGCACGACATCGTCGGCCACAACCTGTCCGTCATCATCACGCTTGCCGACGCGGGAGCCTATGCCGCCGGTGCCGCACCGGAACGCGGCAAGGAGGCCCTGCATCTCATCGGAGACACCGGCCGCCAGGCCCTGGGCGAACTGCGCAGGGTGCTCGGCGTACTGCGCGAGGCGGACGGTCCGCCGACCGAACCCGAGCTGAGCCCGCAGCCTGGTCTCACGGACATCGACGCGCTGTGCGAGGGAGTGCGAGCCGCCGGCGTGGAGGTCGTCTACCGTACGGCCGGAGACATCGACGCCCTCGACAGCGGGGTGCAGCTGACGGTCTACCGCATCGCGCAGGAGGCCCTGACGAACACCCTGAAACACGCCGGCGCCGGCGCGCGTGCGAACCTGGCGATCGTCGTGCAGGACACGCGGCTGACCATGACCGTCCAGGACTCAGGCCCGTCCACCCCGGCCGGTCGTCCCTGCGCGGTGAACGAGGAAGGACACGGCCTGGTGGGCATGCGAGAACGAGCGGCGCTCTACGGCGGACACGTCAGTGCGGGCCCCGCAGGCGCCGGCTGGAGGGTACAGGTCGACCTCGACCTCACTCCCCAGGACGGTGCCTCGTGA
- a CDS encoding ABC transporter permease encodes MSTLTATPETPETAPAAPSRPAYRVTGRRVLASEWVKLWSLRSTWITLGLGLVFLVAFGVIAASHYKSNLDSGRHMDRDFASATAVSLSLFGTNFAQLALGVLGVLVTAGEYSTGMIRSTLAAVPRRLPVLWSKAAVYGLVALVIATVGAFVAFLVGSQIVSATPAAMGLGHVGVVRSLLGAGLYLGLVGVIGAALGALLRSVAGGISVLVAALMLVPGLISLLPSSWQGNIDPYLPSHAGESIFALTHDSTTLSPGAGLLVFLGWVVLALAGAAFRLLRSDV; translated from the coding sequence ATGAGCACCCTCACCGCGACCCCCGAGACTCCCGAGACCGCCCCGGCCGCTCCGTCCCGGCCCGCATACCGGGTGACCGGGCGGCGCGTGCTGGCCTCGGAGTGGGTCAAGCTCTGGTCCCTGCGCTCCACCTGGATCACCCTCGGCCTGGGCCTGGTGTTCCTGGTCGCCTTCGGCGTCATCGCCGCGAGCCACTACAAGTCCAATCTCGACTCGGGCCGCCACATGGACCGCGACTTCGCCTCCGCGACGGCCGTGAGCCTGTCCCTCTTCGGCACGAACTTCGCCCAGCTCGCCCTCGGCGTTCTCGGCGTGCTGGTCACGGCGGGCGAGTACTCCACCGGAATGATCCGCTCGACCCTGGCCGCGGTGCCGCGCCGGCTGCCCGTGCTCTGGTCCAAGGCCGCGGTGTACGGGCTGGTCGCGCTCGTGATCGCCACCGTCGGCGCGTTCGTCGCCTTCCTCGTCGGCAGCCAGATCGTGTCCGCCACCCCTGCCGCCATGGGTCTCGGGCACGTCGGCGTCGTCCGCAGTCTGCTGGGCGCCGGGCTCTACCTGGGCCTGGTCGGCGTGATCGGCGCCGCGCTGGGCGCGCTGCTGCGGTCGGTGGCCGGCGGTATCTCGGTGCTTGTCGCCGCTCTCATGCTCGTACCGGGACTGATCTCCCTGCTGCCCAGCTCGTGGCAGGGCAACATCGACCCCTACCTCCCCAGCCACGCGGGCGAGTCGATCTTCGCCTTGACCCATGACTCGACCACCCTGTCGCCGGGCGCCGGACTCCTCGTCTTCCTCGGCTGGGTGGTCCTGGCCCTGGCCGGAGCGGCGTTCAGGCTGCTGCGCAGCGACGTCTGA
- a CDS encoding ABC transporter ATP-binding protein — MIDAQQLTKRYGEKTAVDGLDFTVKPGTVTGFLGPNGAGKSTTMRMIVGLDAPTSGSVTVNGHRYARHQAPLQEVGALLEAKSIHPGRSAYNHLRALALTHGIPRRRVDEVIELAGLGSVAKKRAGAFSLGMGQRLGIAAALLGDPQTVMLDEPVNGLDPEGVLWIRNLLTSLAAEGRTVFVSSHLMSEVALVADHLIIVGRGRLLADTTVQDLVREAGGDTVKVATDDPARLRDVLAGPGVEITGRIGSEELQVTGISAREIGLKAAEHGIPLFELTTKAVSLEEAFMELTRDAVEYHGSTTGTETSGSAA, encoded by the coding sequence GTGATCGACGCACAGCAGCTCACCAAGAGATACGGGGAGAAGACAGCCGTCGACGGTCTGGACTTCACCGTGAAGCCCGGCACGGTGACCGGCTTCCTGGGGCCCAACGGGGCTGGGAAGTCCACGACCATGCGGATGATCGTCGGGCTCGACGCGCCGACGAGCGGTTCCGTCACGGTGAACGGCCACCGCTACGCGCGCCACCAGGCGCCGCTGCAGGAGGTCGGGGCGCTCCTGGAGGCGAAGTCCATCCACCCGGGCCGCTCGGCCTACAACCACCTCCGGGCGCTCGCGCTGACCCACGGCATCCCGCGCCGCCGGGTCGACGAGGTCATCGAACTCGCCGGCCTCGGGAGCGTCGCCAAGAAGCGGGCCGGCGCCTTCTCCCTCGGCATGGGACAGCGGCTCGGCATCGCTGCCGCGCTGCTGGGCGATCCGCAGACGGTGATGCTGGACGAGCCCGTCAACGGACTCGACCCCGAAGGCGTGCTCTGGATCCGCAACCTGTTGACGTCGCTCGCGGCCGAGGGACGGACGGTGTTCGTCTCCTCGCACCTTATGAGCGAGGTCGCGCTGGTGGCGGACCACCTGATCATCGTCGGCCGGGGACGGCTGCTGGCCGACACGACCGTGCAGGACTTGGTTCGCGAGGCGGGCGGCGACACCGTGAAGGTCGCCACTGACGACCCCGCGCGGCTGCGGGACGTGCTGGCCGGGCCGGGCGTGGAGATCACCGGCCGCATCGGCTCCGAGGAACTGCAGGTGACCGGGATATCCGCCCGCGAGATCGGACTGAAGGCGGCCGAGCACGGGATCCCCCTGTTCGAACTGACCACGAAGGCCGTGTCCCTGGAGGAGGCGTTCATGGAACTGACCAGGGACGCCGTGGAGTACCACGGCTCCACGACCGGCACCGAGACCTCCGGGAGCGCAGCATGA
- a CDS encoding COG4705 family protein translates to MVRATVVATFAMGTALGDFTAFTLHLGYFTSASVFAVLILIPAAGYRWLRWNQVFCFWAAQVITRPLGASIADGLGKPRSVGGLGLGDGPVALVLLALIVLVVAYLAVTKADVQRVPEPAAVPASASARV, encoded by the coding sequence ATGGTCAGGGCGACTGTCGTCGCCACCTTCGCCATGGGCACCGCACTGGGCGACTTCACCGCCTTCACCCTGCACTTGGGCTACTTCACCTCCGCGTCCGTCTTCGCGGTGCTGATCCTCATTCCGGCGGCGGGATACCGCTGGCTGCGCTGGAATCAGGTGTTCTGCTTCTGGGCCGCCCAGGTGATCACCCGTCCGCTCGGCGCGTCGATCGCCGACGGCCTGGGCAAGCCTCGCTCCGTCGGAGGCCTCGGTCTCGGCGACGGGCCAGTGGCTCTGGTCCTGCTCGCCCTGATCGTCCTGGTGGTCGCCTACCTGGCGGTGACCAAGGCCGACGTCCAGCGTGTGCCCGAGCCCGCCGCCGTACCGGCGTCGGCCTCCGCGCGCGTGTAG